One genomic segment of Coffea arabica cultivar ET-39 chromosome 6e, Coffea Arabica ET-39 HiFi, whole genome shotgun sequence includes these proteins:
- the LOC113695689 gene encoding protein SMALL AUXIN UP-REGULATED RNA 54-like — protein MQASPQENSLPLASISLSNRSSSFNPNTLSKFKGMMWGKKIGSVKKLARRAKSIKKVQREPSQQEHLLMGNCEAEESSPSTTPTGTFALYVGEARQRFVVPTGHLSHPLFKMLLEKAYDEFGFDQRNGLVVPCSVTAFQGVLSAVECCNGKFDFGDLVLEFI, from the coding sequence ATGCAAGCTTCTCCTCAAGAAAATTCTCTTCCTTTAGCATCAATCTCACTGTCCAACCGTTCTTCTTCCTTCAACCCTAATACACTTTCTAAGTTCAAAGGCATGATGTGGGGAAAGAAGATTGGATCGGTGAAGAAATTAGCCAGAAGGGCCAAGTCAATCAAGAAAGTTCAGCGTGAGCCATCACAACAAGAGCATTTGCTTATGGGCAATTGTGAAGCTGAAGAATCATCACCTTCGACAACACCAACAGGAACATTTGCTTTGTATGTAGGAGAAGCCCGACAAAGATTCGTGGTACCAACCGGCCACCTCTCTCACCCTCTTTTTAAGATGTTGTTAGAGAAAGCATATGATGAATTTGGTTTCGATCAGAGAAATGGTCTGGTGGTACCATGCAGCGTCACTGCATTCCAAGGGGTGTTAAGTGCCGTCGAATGCTGCAACGGCAAGTTTGATTTTGGAGATTTGGTGCTGGAGTTCATATAA